One genomic window of Actinoalloteichus hoggarensis includes the following:
- a CDS encoding ABC transporter ATP-binding protein has product MSLGLRGLSVRYGSTVAVAEAELTIADGEVVALLGPSGCGKSTLLRAVAGLEHPAAGTVCWDDDDLAAVPVHRRGFGLVFQDGQLFPHRDVAGNVAFGLRMAGIDRAAAAERVTELLGMVGLAGYESRSVTSLSGGEQQRVALARALAPRPRLLLLDEPLSALDRVLREQLAIDLAALLRTTRTTTLVVTHDHDEAFTLADRVAVMTQGRLRQIGPPDEVWRLPASPEVAAFLGCTTLLPAEVAGGVARCVLGSVPLRAGTAGPDGRVLLGLRSTALAVDPAGELTGTVVQRVHRRDHVRLLVEVPAAGGGGVAGIGDAAGSGGDAGVGGGGRVEAVAQVADAPAPGDPVRLALRADGVAVVG; this is encoded by the coding sequence ATGTCCTTGGGACTGCGCGGGCTGTCCGTGCGCTACGGCTCGACGGTCGCGGTGGCCGAGGCGGAGCTGACGATCGCCGACGGCGAGGTGGTGGCGCTGCTCGGACCGTCCGGCTGTGGGAAGTCGACGCTGCTGCGGGCGGTGGCGGGCCTGGAGCATCCCGCGGCGGGGACGGTGTGCTGGGACGATGACGACCTCGCGGCCGTGCCGGTGCACCGGCGCGGCTTCGGCCTGGTCTTCCAGGACGGACAGCTCTTCCCGCATCGCGACGTGGCGGGCAACGTCGCCTTCGGACTGCGGATGGCGGGGATCGACCGTGCGGCCGCGGCGGAGCGGGTGACGGAGCTGCTCGGAATGGTCGGCCTCGCCGGCTACGAGTCCCGGTCGGTGACCAGCCTGTCCGGCGGCGAACAGCAGCGGGTCGCGTTGGCCAGGGCGTTGGCTCCCCGGCCCCGGCTCCTGCTGCTCGACGAACCGCTGTCCGCACTCGACCGGGTGCTGCGCGAACAGCTCGCGATCGACCTGGCGGCGCTGCTGCGCACCACCCGCACGACGACCCTGGTCGTCACCCACGACCACGACGAGGCCTTCACCCTGGCCGACCGGGTCGCGGTGATGACCCAGGGCAGGCTGCGCCAGATCGGCCCGCCCGACGAGGTGTGGCGCCTGCCCGCCTCGCCCGAGGTCGCCGCGTTCCTGGGCTGCACGACGCTGCTTCCCGCCGAGGTCGCCGGGGGCGTGGCCCGCTGCGTCCTCGGCTCGGTGCCGCTGCGGGCCGGAACGGCCGGGCCCGACGGCCGGGTGCTGCTCGGGCTGAGGTCGACGGCGCTGGCGGTGGACCCGGCGGGTGAGCTGACCGGCACGGTCGTGCAGCGCGTGCATCGACGTGACCACGTCCGACTGCTGGTGGAGGTGCCCGCGGCGGGCGGCGGTGGGGTGGCGGGGATCGGGGACGCTGCCGGAAGCGGCGGCGACGCCGGGGTGGGCGGCGGCGGCCGCGTCGAGGCGGTGGCCCAGGTCGCCGACGCCCCGGCGCCCGGCGACCCGGTTCGGCTGGCGTTGCGGGCCGACGGCGTCGCGGTGGTGGGGTAG